The nucleotide window TACTGTCTATCTCGCGTGACCAGTCGTAGCCAAAGCCCATTTGGGTTAGCTGTTGCTTGAAGCGCTTGGTGTTTTCGTCTACGGCCTTGCGCGGGCTGGTGCCGGTCTTTATAGCATAGTTTTCGGCGGGCAAGCCAAAGGCATCCCACCCCATGGGGTGCAGCACATTGTAGCCCTGCATGCGGTTAAAGCGGCTGATGGCGTCGCCAATAGTGTAGTTGCGTACATGACCCACGTGCATGGCAGCACCACTAGGGTATGGGAAATATTCCAGCACGTAGCGCTTAGGTTTGCTGGGGTCTTCTGTGGCTCGGTGGATGCCCTGCTGTTCCCAGGTGTCTTGCCACTTGGACTCAATATCTTTTGGGATGTATCGTTTCATAATAAAAAACCAACTTGTATTACTTTGTTTGCATTATAACTTAGTGAAAGAGAAAATTGCCCTAGCGGGCGAGAAGAGTACGTGCGGTAGTATGTCGCATAATCATTGCTACACAATACTAAAGTAGCCAACAGAGGTCAATGGGCTAATGGCGTCCGAATATATCAGCCTTTGGGGATTGGAGCGAAAGACCCATAAGCTGGCTGACCGTTACCAGTTGATAGTGTTGTTTTAGGGTAGCCACAAATTCTGTGGCAGCGGCCACGGTCACCGATTTTATATCATGCATGACCACGATGCCGCCCGGCTTGGCCAAGGCAATGACGGCCTGAGCCAAAGCATGCGGATCTTTAGCATCCCAATCCTTGGGGTCAATGTTCCAGTAGGCTAGTGACATCTCGGTGGCTTGCTGCACAGCAGGAGTGTGGATGCCATACGGCGGACGCATCAGTCGAGGCGTAACTCCCAGGTCTTTGAAAGACTGCTGGGCGTGGGCAATATCCGCTGCAATATGCACTTGCTGCATTGGCCCAAAGTTGGCATGACCCCAGCTGTGGTTGCCGATCTCGTGTCCCTCGTGAGCCACCCGGCGTACAACGTTTGGATACTTCACTGCCTGTGAGCCCAACATAAAGAAGGTGGCACTGGCCTGGTGGGCAGCCAAGGTATCGAGCAAGGCGGCAGTATGTTCGCCCGGCCCATCGTCGAACGTCAGAGCCAGACAGGCCCGAACCGCACAGTCCAGAGCCGGCTTTGGTGGACTGAGTTCGGCAAACACTACGGTAGCTGGTGCGTGATTGATCTGGAGCACTCGGGCTGCAGACTGGCGGGACACCGTGGACTGGGGTGAGGATGACGCAGGGGCACAGGTGACACCAAGCTGCATGGCCAACAGAGCCACCCCGGCGGCGGCTGATTTAATGCAAGCGGCCATACTTGCCCCTTTGTCAAAAAGCATGAGCCTATTGTACAGCTTGGACTATTTGCTGCAAAGTCGCAGAAAACTTGGCGTCGTCAGCTTCCAGCAATGTCATGCGGAAACCAGGCACGTAACTATTAAAGCCTGTGGTCAGTGGCACCGTACAAATACCCGTGGCCGCCAGTAGCTGGTAGCAGAACCGTTTGTCAAAAGCATCCTCAGGAATTTTGGCCAATTCTTGGTCTAGGAGCGCCTGAGCCTTGGGGTTCGCCGCCGCTAATACAAAAGGCTTCTTCATGAATTCCTCAGAGAATGTCACCGACAGATAAAACGCTCCTTTTGGAATAACCACATCGAGTGCGGGGCTGGTACCAAGTACTTCCAAAGCTTGTTGGGCACGTTTGGCATACTGGATTCGTCGGACGGCAAGGTGAGCCGGATAGCGTTCGTCGCTCAGAATAGTAGGCAGCACCGCTTGCGGCAGCGTGGTCGAACATACTTCGTTCATCTTGGCTTCTTCTATAGACTGCACGTAGCGGGCAAAATCTGGATCTGCGTCTACATTGTAGAATTCTAGCCAGCCACACCGGCCACCAGGCCATGGCACTTCCTTGGACAAGCCACGCATGATCATAGTCGGAATGCCTACCGCCAGCTGTGCAATAGACACAAAGCCGCTATCTTCATAGGCCAGGTTAGCGTAGATCTCGTCGGCGATGAGGA belongs to Verrucomicrobiia bacterium and includes:
- a CDS encoding polysaccharide deacetylase family protein, whose product is MAACIKSAAAGVALLAMQLGVTCAPASSSPQSTVSRQSAARVLQINHAPATVVFAELSPPKPALDCAVRACLALTFDDGPGEHTAALLDTLAAHQASATFFMLGSQAVKYPNVVRRVAHEGHEIGNHSWGHANFGPMQQVHIAADIAHAQQSFKDLGVTPRLMRPPYGIHTPAVQQATEMSLAYWNIDPKDWDAKDPHALAQAVIALAKPGGIVVMHDIKSVTVAAATEFVATLKQHYQLVTVSQLMGLSLQSPKADIFGRH
- a CDS encoding pyridoxal phosphate-dependent aminotransferase, which gives rise to MRTNIVHPGAGELRYEIRGIVKFAQKLAKADVDIIWENIGDPVAKGEQIPDWIRDIVANEVRTDVQSFAYSPTKGLLEARQYLARTRTKETGIDLKSENIIFFNGLGDAVTKVYAWLHPRARVLGPNPAYPTHSSLEGAHGGSPQLTYKLLPDNGWLPDVEDVRRQVEYNPSVCALLIINPDNPTGVVYPREILEEFVNIAREHNLFLIADEIYANLAYEDSGFVSIAQLAVGIPTMIMRGLSKEVPWPGGRCGWLEFYNVDADPDFARYVQSIEEAKMNEVCSTTLPQAVLPTILSDERYPAHLAVRRIQYAKRAQQALEVLGTSPALDVVIPKGAFYLSVTFSEEFMKKPFVLAAANPKAQALLDQELAKIPEDAFDKRFCYQLLAATGICTVPLTTGFNSYVPGFRMTLLEADDAKFSATLQQIVQAVQ